In Bacillus sp. Cs-700, one genomic interval encodes:
- a CDS encoding putative holin-like toxin: MMSTFEALVLMISFASLVVTIITVSSNKKK, from the coding sequence ATGATGAGCACATTTGAGGCGCTTGTTTTAATGATTAGTTTTGCTTCTCTCGTGGTCACAATTATTACGGTTTCTAGTAATAAAAAGAAGTAA
- a CDS encoding M20 family metallo-hydrolase, producing MGINRDRLQSHLEELAKIGKIGETGVCRLAHSREDREAVEVVKGWMEAAGLEARIDGFGNLIGRIEGVEKDKRILMLGSHIDSQPYGGRFDGAAGALGAIEVVHTMKDNAITPKRTIEVVCFSDEEGSRFNKGVFGVRALAGLLEEGELERKDKNGMTRKEALKEFGVEPDLTESPVYKNGDVEAFLELHIEQGPVLESKNKPVGIVSGISGPIWLTVTLEGFAGHAGSVPMALRQDAMVGASEIITKFDQLIKEEGQETTVGTVGSVQVFPNSRNIIPEKVEFTMDLRDIDLEHRTMLEKKLYTIIEEAASTYKLTYTITEDTRSEPRYCADWIKAIMSEEDKKLGYESPVLMSGPFHDALFMSYISDYGMIFVRCEKGISHNPLEFAEMDDIEKGVQLLYQTAVRIAMDEEG from the coding sequence ATGGGTATTAATCGCGATCGTTTACAGAGTCATCTTGAAGAATTAGCTAAGATTGGAAAGATTGGCGAAACCGGTGTATGTCGTCTTGCACATTCGAGGGAAGATCGAGAAGCAGTGGAGGTTGTGAAGGGTTGGATGGAAGCAGCAGGTTTGGAAGCTCGAATCGATGGTTTTGGGAATTTAATAGGAAGGATAGAGGGAGTTGAGAAGGACAAGCGAATTCTTATGCTCGGATCTCACATTGACTCACAGCCATATGGCGGCCGCTTTGACGGAGCAGCCGGTGCGCTTGGAGCAATTGAGGTCGTACATACGATGAAAGATAACGCCATCACACCGAAGCGAACGATTGAAGTGGTTTGTTTTTCAGATGAAGAAGGCTCACGATTTAACAAAGGCGTCTTCGGTGTAAGGGCACTGGCTGGCCTGTTAGAGGAAGGAGAGCTTGAGCGAAAAGATAAGAATGGCATGACGCGAAAAGAAGCACTGAAAGAATTCGGTGTCGAACCGGATCTCACAGAAAGTCCCGTCTACAAAAATGGAGACGTTGAGGCATTTTTAGAACTTCATATCGAGCAAGGTCCGGTCCTTGAATCTAAAAATAAACCAGTTGGTATTGTATCAGGAATTTCAGGTCCGATCTGGCTAACCGTAACCCTTGAAGGGTTCGCTGGTCATGCCGGTTCTGTTCCAATGGCATTACGACAAGACGCCATGGTCGGGGCGAGTGAGATTATTACAAAATTTGATCAACTCATTAAAGAAGAAGGACAAGAAACAACGGTAGGAACCGTTGGGAGTGTCCAGGTATTTCCGAACTCTCGTAACATTATTCCGGAAAAAGTGGAATTTACGATGGATTTACGTGATATCGACCTTGAGCATCGCACTATGCTCGAAAAAAAGCTCTACACGATTATTGAAGAAGCGGCCTCCACTTACAAGCTAACGTACACGATTACGGAAGATACTAGGAGTGAACCACGCTATTGTGCAGATTGGATCAAAGCAATCATGAGCGAAGAAGATAAGAAACTCGGTTACGAATCGCCCGTTTTAATGAGCGGTCCATTCCACGATGCTCTTTTTATGTCGTATATCAGTGACTACGGAATGATTTTCGTTCGATGTGAAAAAGGCATCAGTCATAATCCACTTGAATTTGCGGAAATGGATGATATTGAGAAGGGGGTTCAATTGCTTTATCAGACAGCAGTGCGGATTGCGATGGATGAGGAGGGGTGA